From Pseudanabaena sp. PCC 6802, one genomic window encodes:
- a CDS encoding acyl-CoA desaturase produces MTSISSQHAPQLNWTNVLFFGAIHLVALAAPWYFSWQALGIMLFLHWLLGSVGICLGYHRMLSHRSFQVPRWLEYIITTIGSLAMQGGPIFWVGGHRQHHGFTEDLTKDPYSAEKGFWWSHMMWIMYSKPEHFKFENYKSYAPDIAADPYYRFVDRNFLAFQVPLAILLYAIGSTQGLGMSFLIYGVFVRAVFLWHSTWLINSACHKWGYRNFAESEDHSTNLWWAALLTYGEGWHNNHHAFPKSARSGLKWWEIDLTWGIISALESLGLAQKVHLPTPWQPAVEK; encoded by the coding sequence ATGACCTCTATCAGCTCTCAACACGCTCCTCAACTCAACTGGACAAATGTCCTTTTTTTTGGTGCTATTCACCTAGTCGCTTTGGCGGCTCCCTGGTATTTTTCCTGGCAAGCTCTTGGCATAATGTTATTTTTGCACTGGCTGCTAGGTAGTGTTGGCATTTGCCTTGGTTACCACCGCATGCTCAGCCATCGTAGTTTTCAAGTACCAAGGTGGCTAGAATACATTATTACAACAATTGGTTCGCTAGCTATGCAAGGTGGACCAATATTTTGGGTAGGTGGGCATCGTCAGCATCATGGCTTTACAGAAGACTTGACTAAAGACCCCTACTCCGCTGAAAAGGGTTTTTGGTGGAGTCATATGATGTGGATTATGTATTCCAAACCAGAACACTTTAAGTTTGAAAATTACAAAAGCTATGCGCCGGACATCGCCGCCGATCCATATTACAGATTTGTAGACCGTAACTTCCTCGCATTTCAAGTTCCCCTAGCAATTTTGCTATATGCCATTGGTTCTACCCAGGGGCTGGGCATGTCTTTTCTAATTTATGGCGTGTTTGTGCGTGCGGTGTTTCTCTGGCACAGCACCTGGCTGATTAACTCTGCCTGCCATAAGTGGGGCTACCGTAATTTTGCGGAAAGCGAAGACCATTCTACCAACCTGTGGTGGGCAGCTCTGCTCACCTATGGTGAAGGCTGGCACAACAACCACCATGCTTTCCCCAAGTCGGCACGTTCTGGCTTGAAGTGGTGGGAAATCGATCTAACTTGGGGTATCATCAGTGCCCTAGAGTCGTTAGGCCTAGCTCAAAAAGTACATCTACCTACACCCTGGCAACCTGCGGTTGAAAAATAA
- a CDS encoding GNAT family N-acetyltransferase, which yields MDNRHIQFCDRSDRVDLVHLQELFKLGAFWAQERSLEGLAAAIANSNPVVTVWDGEKLIGHARATSDTVYRATIWDVVIHPDYRGTGLGRKLVQTVLAHPQVCNVERVYLMTTHQQAFYEHIGFEPNQSTTLVLHNQSNSPVELLLSQSITNS from the coding sequence ATGGATAATCGCCACATTCAGTTTTGCGATCGCTCTGACCGAGTCGATCTAGTTCATTTACAGGAATTATTCAAGCTGGGGGCGTTCTGGGCGCAGGAGCGATCGCTAGAGGGATTGGCAGCAGCGATCGCCAATTCCAATCCCGTCGTTACGGTATGGGATGGAGAAAAACTGATCGGTCACGCCAGAGCCACCAGCGACACTGTTTACCGCGCTACGATTTGGGATGTGGTCATTCATCCCGACTATCGCGGTACGGGTTTGGGGCGCAAACTAGTGCAGACGGTGCTGGCACACCCACAGGTGTGCAACGTAGAGCGCGTATATCTGATGACTACGCACCAGCAAGCATTTTACGAGCACATTGGCTTTGAGCCAAATCAAAGCACGACCTTAGTTTTGCACAATCAGAGCAACTCACCAGTGGAATTGCTCCTCTCGCAGTCCATCACTAACTCCTAG
- the fba gene encoding class II fructose-bisphosphate aldolase (catalyzes the reversible aldol condensation of dihydroxyacetonephosphate and glyceraldehyde 3-phosphate in the Calvin cycle, glycolysis, and/or gluconeogenesis), with the protein MALVPMRLLLDHAAENDYGIPAYNVNNMEQIQAIMQAAAETNSPVILQASRGARKYAGELFLKHLILAAVETYPDIPIAMHQDHGNGPSTCYSAIRHGFTSVMMDGSLEEDAKTPSSYEYNVEVTRKVVEVAHAVGVSVEGELGCLGSLETGKGDKEDGHGFEGTLSHDQLLTDPDEAVDFVEQTGVDALAVAIGTSHGAYKFTRKPTGEILAMDRIAEIHRRLPNTHLVMHGSSSVPEDLLELINQFGGQIPETYGVPVEEIQKGIKSGVRKVNIDTDCRLAITAAVREALSKAPAEFDPRHFLKPSIKYMQKVCADRYNQFGTAGNASKIKVMDLDTFATRYAKGELSNPKKRVAVGV; encoded by the coding sequence ATGGCACTCGTACCTATGCGGTTATTGTTAGATCACGCCGCTGAGAATGATTATGGTATTCCCGCATATAACGTCAACAACATGGAGCAAATCCAGGCGATTATGCAGGCAGCAGCGGAAACAAATAGCCCTGTAATTTTGCAAGCTTCTCGCGGTGCCCGCAAATATGCTGGGGAATTGTTCTTGAAGCACCTGATCTTAGCCGCAGTAGAAACCTATCCTGATATCCCCATCGCCATGCACCAGGATCATGGCAATGGCCCCTCAACATGCTACTCCGCAATTCGTCATGGCTTTACCAGCGTCATGATGGACGGTTCCTTGGAAGAAGATGCCAAAACCCCTTCTAGCTACGAATACAACGTTGAGGTTACTCGTAAGGTTGTAGAAGTAGCCCACGCCGTCGGCGTTAGCGTCGAAGGCGAACTGGGTTGCCTCGGCTCTCTCGAAACCGGTAAAGGTGACAAGGAAGACGGCCACGGTTTTGAAGGCACTCTTTCCCACGATCAACTTTTGACCGATCCCGATGAAGCAGTTGACTTTGTCGAACAAACTGGGGTTGACGCTCTAGCGGTTGCGATCGGTACCAGTCACGGCGCTTACAAGTTTACCCGCAAGCCCACCGGCGAAATTCTAGCGATGGATCGCATTGCTGAAATCCATCGTCGTCTGCCCAACACCCACCTGGTCATGCACGGTTCCTCTTCTGTACCCGAAGATTTGTTGGAACTGATCAACCAGTTTGGCGGTCAAATTCCTGAAACCTATGGCGTACCCGTAGAAGAAATTCAAAAGGGCATCAAGAGCGGCGTGCGTAAGGTCAACATCGACACCGACTGCCGTCTGGCAATCACGGCTGCCGTCCGCGAAGCATTGTCCAAGGCTCCGGCTGAGTTCGACCCACGTCACTTCCTCAAGCCCTCGATCAAGTACATGCAGAAAGTTTGCGCCGATCGCTATAACCAATTTGGTACGGCTGGCAATGCAAGCAAGATCAAGGTCATGGATCTCGACACATTTGCAACCCGCTATGCTAAGGGCGAGCTTTCCAATCCTAAGAAGCGCGTGGCTGTGGGTGTCTAA
- the ispF gene encoding 2-C-methyl-D-erythritol 2,4-cyclodiphosphate synthase: protein MNIRIGNGYDIHRLVSDRQLILGGIHIPSDKGLLGHSDADVLTHAIMDAMLGALSLGDIGHYFPPSDPQWAGADSIVLLQQVDRLIQDRGWQIGNIDSVVVAEAPKLKPYIKPMRDRLAEALGLTPEQIGVKATTNEGLDAVGQKEAIAAHAVVLLVGNQVGM, encoded by the coding sequence ATGAATATTCGCATTGGTAATGGCTACGATATCCACCGTCTGGTAAGCGATCGCCAGTTAATTTTGGGCGGCATTCATATTCCCTCAGATAAAGGGCTGCTGGGGCATAGCGATGCGGATGTCCTCACTCACGCGATTATGGATGCCATGCTGGGAGCATTGTCATTGGGAGATATCGGTCATTACTTTCCACCGAGCGATCCGCAGTGGGCGGGTGCGGATAGTATCGTATTATTGCAGCAAGTCGATCGACTAATTCAGGATCGAGGGTGGCAGATCGGTAATATCGATAGCGTAGTAGTCGCTGAAGCTCCTAAACTAAAGCCTTACATCAAGCCAATGCGCGATCGCCTTGCAGAAGCACTGGGGTTGACACCCGAGCAAATAGGGGTGAAGGCGACAACGAATGAAGGGCTGGATGCCGTGGGTCAAAAAGAGGCGATCGCCGCCCATGCAGTCGTGTTACTAGTTGGAAACCAGGTAGGAATGTAG
- a CDS encoding DUF29 domain-containing protein, giving the protein MQSILKPTLYEQDYDLWLQTQVAYLRAGLLSEIDFINLVEELESMSNRQRRELQSRLQTLLAHILKRKYVDSPYDYNGWDRTIREQRKELKLLLKHSPSLRNYFVEVFPEAWQDAIAEVRDEYSKTEFPETCFFDIDVDTVLTQKFFD; this is encoded by the coding sequence ATGCAAAGCATACTTAAACCGACTTTATACGAGCAGGACTACGATCTGTGGCTGCAAACGCAAGTTGCATACTTGCGCGCCGGACTACTCAGCGAAATTGATTTTATTAATTTAGTTGAGGAACTTGAAAGCATGTCTAATCGCCAGAGAAGAGAACTGCAAAGCCGATTGCAAACCCTCCTGGCTCATATCCTGAAACGTAAATATGTGGATAGCCCCTATGACTACAACGGCTGGGACAGGACGATCCGCGAGCAAAGGAAAGAGCTAAAGCTACTACTGAAACACTCACCCAGTCTGCGTAATTATTTTGTTGAAGTATTTCCTGAAGCTTGGCAGGACGCGATCGCTGAAGTACGGGATGAATATTCAAAGACCGAATTTCCAGAAACATGCTTTTTTGACATAGACGTAGATACAGTCCTCACGCAAAAATTTTTTGATTGA
- a CDS encoding tetratricopeptide repeat protein: protein MQLDYLQTAKDYLTSGNTELAIANLTKALAVDPDLAEAHYQLGVIQAQQNKLDNAILCFRRAIALEPQYTDALYNLGNALAQSGQHAEAIATYKQVIELQPDHINAYLNLGVVHFQNQNFASATSCCQKALEIDPKNIRAYHSLATIFTNQGMLEKSIESYQQAIALIAATNSESGKKTQSDLELETNLYVGLGNSCYLQKHLEQSLQAYQQALALYSNLPGLTDRIREIEWTLEIRSKISEAKKTVLHVGCGPYSTTGLHLAFQSPEWQEIRFDIDPGVQPDIVGTLTDMTAVGSNAVNAIWSSHNIEHLYPHEVPIALKECYRVLKPGGLALITLPDLQKVAEFIAEGKLETPLYNSPSGGISALDIIYGLGVAIANGNYYMAHRTGFTAETLRNKLVDAGFIDAIVCREGLNLWAKAYKPNTARLGVSDGLREEQFHW, encoded by the coding sequence ATGCAATTAGATTATTTACAAACCGCTAAGGATTATCTGACATCTGGTAATACTGAACTAGCGATCGCCAACTTGACTAAGGCTTTAGCAGTAGATCCTGACTTGGCAGAAGCGCATTATCAGTTGGGGGTTATCCAAGCGCAGCAAAACAAATTAGATAATGCTATTCTCTGTTTTCGCAGAGCGATCGCTCTGGAGCCGCAATATACAGATGCGCTTTACAACCTGGGGAATGCTTTAGCTCAAAGCGGACAGCATGCAGAGGCGATCGCTACTTACAAACAAGTAATTGAATTGCAGCCAGACCATATCAATGCTTATCTCAACTTGGGAGTGGTACACTTCCAAAATCAGAACTTTGCATCAGCGACATCGTGCTGTCAAAAGGCATTAGAAATCGATCCCAAGAATATTCGAGCTTACCACTCTCTGGCGACTATTTTTACCAACCAGGGAATGCTAGAGAAAAGTATCGAGTCCTATCAGCAAGCGATCGCTTTAATTGCCGCCACCAATTCCGAATCGGGAAAGAAAACGCAAAGCGATTTAGAATTAGAAACTAATCTATATGTGGGTTTGGGAAATAGTTGCTATTTGCAAAAACATCTAGAGCAATCCTTACAAGCATATCAACAGGCATTAGCTCTTTATTCTAATTTACCCGGTCTTACCGATAGAATTAGGGAAATAGAATGGACTCTAGAAATTAGATCTAAAATTTCGGAAGCAAAGAAAACCGTCCTGCACGTCGGCTGTGGCCCATATTCTACAACTGGCTTGCATCTAGCTTTTCAAAGCCCCGAATGGCAGGAGATCCGCTTCGATATAGACCCCGGCGTGCAACCCGATATAGTCGGCACTTTAACTGATATGACAGCAGTGGGTAGCAACGCAGTCAATGCCATCTGGTCATCCCACAATATCGAACATCTTTATCCCCACGAAGTCCCGATCGCCCTCAAAGAGTGCTATCGCGTCCTCAAACCAGGAGGACTAGCATTAATTACCTTACCCGATCTTCAGAAGGTAGCTGAATTTATAGCTGAAGGGAAACTAGAAACTCCTCTTTACAATAGTCCTTCAGGCGGAATCTCAGCGCTTGATATCATTTATGGCCTTGGAGTGGCGATCGCCAATGGAAATTATTACATGGCACACCGGACGGGATTTACTGCTGAAACCCTTAGGAATAAGCTAGTTGATGCCGGATTTATCGATGCGATCGTTTGTCGAGAAGGTCTTAATCTATGGGCTAAAGCCTATAAACCTAATACTGCTCGGCTAGGAGTTAGTGATGGACTGCGAGAGGAGCAATTCCACTGGTGA
- a CDS encoding TetR family transcriptional regulator: MPLSRTPSRTPTRQRIVSTALELFARHGITETTTRQIADRAQINEVTLFRHFGNKHGLLLAVLQECLQKYLLLTQVGESLMIPEVSNQRDLARLLHYYMQSSLQALESVPELMRSLVGEAGQYPVESRQALAQGIAQVNQSISNTLREAIAHAHVDLPLPPLKLATLVNTCILGYAVICLTTDAQAVWPSQEEFISSLIDTIAWHSNDSEHSGHSSFNEPTERTAYTEPVADLPTDTVHEIVQQAKRIGALDYAIAYTLFGAGLLPEEIISLRRDDYWVDGKAGILRVGTNSPHQRTVPINQKILGQRYGSASNNPLTNYLKTRKDDRINMFLSSDLQPLDLKQLERSWLQWTQWRRKLDGSPVDLYQARQTWGVEMLVRGMDVENFSIISGMKPAEIQHYQRRVKEKAAISQAIALDS, encoded by the coding sequence ATGCCATTGTCACGCACACCATCTCGCACACCCACCCGGCAACGTATAGTCAGTACTGCCTTAGAGCTGTTTGCGCGGCATGGCATTACTGAAACTACAACTAGACAGATTGCCGATCGCGCGCAGATTAACGAAGTGACCCTATTTCGTCACTTTGGCAACAAGCACGGGCTGTTACTGGCGGTATTACAGGAATGTTTGCAGAAGTACTTATTACTAACTCAGGTTGGGGAGTCTCTGATGATACCTGAAGTTTCAAATCAAAGAGATTTAGCGAGGCTCTTGCACTATTACATGCAGAGTTCTTTGCAGGCGCTAGAGAGCGTACCAGAACTGATGCGATCGCTTGTGGGTGAAGCCGGACAATATCCGGTTGAGAGCCGACAAGCCTTAGCCCAGGGCATAGCGCAGGTGAATCAATCGATCTCTAATACCCTACGCGAAGCGATCGCCCACGCCCATGTCGATCTGCCCTTACCGCCCTTAAAATTGGCAACGCTAGTAAATACTTGCATTTTGGGCTATGCCGTCATTTGTCTGACCACTGACGCGCAGGCAGTTTGGCCGAGCCAGGAAGAGTTTATTTCTTCATTGATCGACACGATCGCTTGGCATAGCAACGATAGCGAGCATAGCGGGCATAGCAGCTTTAATGAGCCAACCGAGCGTACCGCGTATACAGAGCCTGTTGCCGATTTGCCGACGGACACGGTGCACGAGATCGTCCAGCAGGCAAAGCGCATTGGAGCGTTAGATTATGCGATCGCCTATACCCTATTTGGGGCTGGTCTGTTACCTGAAGAAATAATCAGTCTGCGCCGCGATGACTACTGGGTTGATGGCAAAGCGGGAATTTTGCGCGTCGGCACTAACAGCCCCCACCAGCGCACTGTCCCGATCAATCAGAAAATTCTGGGACAGCGCTATGGCTCGGCTAGCAATAACCCCCTCACGAATTACCTGAAAACGCGCAAAGACGATCGCATCAATATGTTTCTCAGTAGCGATCTGCAACCTCTGGATCTCAAGCAATTAGAGCGTTCCTGGCTCCAGTGGACGCAATGGCGACGCAAGCTCGATGGCAGTCCCGTGGACTTGTACCAGGCCAGGCAGACTTGGGGCGTGGAGATGCTGGTACGGGGCATGGATGTAGAGAACTTCAGCATTATCAGCGGCATGAAGCCTGCTGAAATTCAACACTATCAACGCCGCGTCAAGGAAAAAGCAGCAATCAGTCAGGCGATCGCGCTCGACAGCTAA
- a CDS encoding tetratricopeptide repeat protein, protein MRNLSLLAVSAFVLVPIAICPIAPNFSAIAQTNPSRANISELLKRGRDLWQKNDIPGAIEAYRQAAALDPKNSRIQTSIGFLLTQQKNYADAINFLQTATQLDNRNVRAYVALGYAYTQSGNFPAALTAYRYAAALEPKNPEVLQSIGYVQTQQNDLSEATKTYQQVLQMSPRDVKAYLNLGYVLKRQGNFKAATELYMQADKVAPLNADIWFALGSVLADQNQPEEAVAKYKRVLQINPRHPEANLEIGRVLQKQGDLTGALSAYRRAASSNRKSTAPLWAIARLYSQQYSIVEAIVEFRKIIDIDPNDADAHLELAKALAKQQRKDEAVKNAEQAEKLYNRTSNAQGLAEARKLLESLKS, encoded by the coding sequence ATGCGTAACCTGAGTTTACTTGCTGTTTCTGCATTTGTTTTAGTTCCGATCGCTATTTGCCCGATCGCTCCCAACTTCAGCGCGATCGCCCAAACCAACCCATCCAGGGCTAATATTTCGGAGTTACTGAAACGGGGGCGAGATCTTTGGCAGAAAAACGATATTCCTGGTGCGATCGAAGCATATCGACAAGCGGCAGCACTCGATCCCAAAAACTCGCGCATTCAAACTAGTATTGGCTTTTTACTGACACAGCAGAAAAATTATGCTGATGCGATTAATTTTCTGCAAACTGCCACGCAACTGGACAACCGCAATGTTAGGGCATATGTAGCATTGGGGTACGCCTATACTCAATCAGGTAATTTCCCAGCGGCACTTACCGCTTATCGTTACGCTGCGGCTTTAGAGCCTAAGAACCCGGAAGTGCTACAAAGTATTGGCTATGTCCAGACGCAACAAAACGATCTGTCTGAAGCTACTAAGACCTATCAACAAGTCTTGCAAATGTCGCCCCGAGATGTCAAAGCGTACTTGAATCTGGGCTATGTATTAAAGCGTCAGGGTAACTTTAAAGCCGCTACCGAACTTTACATGCAAGCAGATAAGGTCGCGCCCCTTAATGCCGACATTTGGTTTGCACTCGGCTCAGTTCTTGCCGATCAAAACCAGCCTGAGGAGGCAGTTGCTAAGTATAAGCGCGTCCTTCAGATTAACCCCCGCCATCCCGAAGCTAATCTGGAAATCGGTCGAGTACTACAAAAGCAGGGCGATCTCACGGGCGCGCTGTCTGCCTATCGCCGCGCTGCTTCCTCAAATCGCAAGTCCACTGCTCCCCTCTGGGCGATCGCCAGGTTATATTCACAGCAATATTCGATCGTGGAGGCGATCGTAGAGTTCCGCAAGATTATAGATATAGATCCCAACGATGCGGATGCCCATCTAGAATTGGCTAAAGCCCTTGCTAAGCAACAACGCAAAGACGAAGCAGTCAAAAACGCCGAGCAAGCTGAAAAGCTTTACAATCGCACCAGCAATGCTCAGGGTTTAGCTGAAGCAAGAAAGTTACTAGAAAGCCTGAAGAGTTAG
- a CDS encoding ABC transporter substrate-binding protein: MRKQARFKSNPFQSARFRFKVLFLLVFSAICSILLIGCDVASKAQSDRLVDFIISDPKTFNPVLVSDATSAEVLGPVFNGLLTTNGITGELEPDLAEKLPEVSDDGLRVVFTLRSGLKWSDGHPQTVDDVIFTFRDVIFNEKIPTGSRDVLRIGEKQLLPKIEKLDDRRIAFTLPDSFAPFLRTAGSVSILPKHILAKNINETDNKGNPDFLTTWTLDTPLDRIIGSGPYLLSDYRPGERFIYRPNPNYWKHPQPYIDKFVLQIVDSTDTALLRFRSRELDIFSFGARVKDFQLLKAAESRDKFRIYNGGPSTGQLFMTFNLNKGRDPKNNEPFVKPEKSRWFNDVNFRRAVAYAINRDAMVTNLYIGLGELQNSPISVPSPYWRSTKDGLKSYDYNPQKAREILTAAGYRYDANNRLQDAQGNPVRFTLLTNAGSNPVRGAVGAQIKNDLDKIGITVDFVGIDFNILVDKLDNSRQWDAIVLGFTGGIEPNSSFNLWATQGDSHLFNQGPKSGQPAIPGWEVADWEKKIESLMIQGAKTVDDRKRKEIYAEYQQLVQEQLPLIHLVIPLSLTAVRDRVQNVKYSALGGALWNLDELKLSAQ, encoded by the coding sequence ATGAGGAAACAGGCAAGATTCAAATCTAACCCCTTTCAAAGTGCTAGGTTTAGATTTAAAGTATTATTTTTGCTGGTATTCTCAGCAATCTGCTCGATTTTGCTCATAGGATGCGATGTTGCTTCAAAGGCTCAGAGCGATCGCCTGGTAGACTTCATCATTTCCGATCCCAAAACCTTTAACCCCGTTCTGGTTAGCGATGCCACCAGCGCCGAAGTACTGGGGCCAGTGTTTAATGGCCTGCTAACTACCAATGGCATTACCGGCGAGCTGGAACCCGACCTAGCCGAAAAGTTGCCAGAGGTATCAGATGACGGTTTGCGGGTTGTCTTTACATTGCGCTCTGGCTTGAAATGGTCAGATGGGCATCCACAGACAGTGGACGATGTCATATTCACATTCAGAGATGTCATTTTTAATGAGAAAATCCCTACGGGTAGTCGCGATGTTTTACGGATTGGAGAAAAGCAATTACTGCCAAAGATTGAGAAGCTAGACGATCGACGGATTGCCTTCACATTACCAGATTCATTTGCTCCATTTCTACGCACGGCGGGCAGTGTTTCCATTTTACCGAAACATATTCTGGCAAAAAACATAAATGAGACTGATAATAAGGGCAACCCTGATTTCCTGACCACCTGGACTTTAGATACACCGCTCGATCGCATTATTGGTAGCGGCCCTTATTTACTCTCCGACTATCGTCCGGGGGAGAGATTTATCTATCGCCCCAATCCCAACTATTGGAAGCATCCCCAGCCATATATTGATAAATTCGTACTCCAGATCGTCGATTCTACAGATACGGCACTCCTGCGCTTTCGCTCTCGGGAGCTGGATATATTTTCTTTCGGCGCGCGGGTTAAGGACTTCCAACTTCTGAAGGCAGCAGAGTCTAGAGATAAGTTCAGAATCTATAATGGCGGGCCTTCTACGGGTCAGCTATTCATGACATTCAATTTAAACAAGGGGCGCGATCCGAAAAATAACGAGCCCTTTGTTAAGCCAGAAAAATCGCGTTGGTTTAATGATGTCAATTTTAGACGCGCCGTTGCCTATGCGATTAATCGCGATGCAATGGTTACTAATCTTTACATCGGCTTAGGCGAACTTCAGAATTCTCCCATTTCCGTACCCAGCCCCTATTGGCGCTCGACTAAAGATGGATTGAAGTCCTACGACTACAATCCGCAAAAGGCAAGAGAAATTCTGACAGCCGCAGGCTATCGCTACGATGCGAATAATCGCTTGCAGGATGCACAGGGCAATCCCGTGCGCTTTACTTTACTTACTAACGCTGGCAGTAACCCAGTCAGAGGTGCTGTGGGAGCGCAAATCAAAAACGATCTAGATAAGATTGGGATTACCGTTGATTTTGTCGGAATCGATTTTAATATTCTGGTTGACAAACTGGATAATTCACGACAATGGGATGCGATCGTCTTGGGCTTTACGGGCGGAATAGAACCTAATAGTTCGTTTAACTTATGGGCAACACAGGGAGACTCGCACTTATTTAACCAGGGGCCAAAGTCAGGTCAACCTGCTATTCCTGGTTGGGAAGTAGCGGACTGGGAGAAGAAAATCGAAAGTCTCATGATTCAAGGGGCAAAAACAGTAGACGATCGCAAGCGCAAAGAAATTTACGCAGAATACCAGCAGTTAGTGCAGGAGCAATTGCCGCTGATTCATCTGGTCATACCGCTTTCTCTGACAGCCGTGCGCGATCGCGTTCAGAACGTCAAATACTCCGCCTTGGGCGGCGCGTTGTGGAATTTAGACGAGCTAAAACTGTCAGCACAATAG